One Kosmotoga arenicorallina S304 genomic window carries:
- a CDS encoding GIY-YIG nuclease family protein, whose amino-acid sequence MDKGSYVLLIRVAKEAEVKTRGRSFNILPGYYCYIGSAFNSLSERVKRHLKKSKKRFWHIDYLLDIGEVLSVLLLPSSVKSEVKISSLFQKFGEAVDGFGASDCQISSNLYKISEEDYFRAIKSVHEYMGVFG is encoded by the coding sequence ATGGATAAAGGGAGTTATGTCCTATTAATAAGAGTGGCTAAAGAGGCTGAGGTCAAAACCAGGGGAAGGAGTTTCAATATTCTTCCCGGATATTATTGTTATATAGGTTCTGCTTTCAATTCCCTTTCGGAGAGGGTGAAAAGGCATTTGAAAAAATCCAAAAAGAGATTCTGGCACATAGATTATCTGCTGGATATAGGAGAGGTTCTTTCTGTATTGTTATTACCATCATCTGTTAAAAGTGAAGTGAAGATCTCTTCCTTATTTCAAAAATTCGGAGAGGCTGTCGATGGGTTCGGGGCTTCAGATTGCCAAATATCATCAAATCTGTATAAAATAAGTGAGGAAGACTATTTTAGGGCGATAAAATCTGTGCATGAATATATGGGGGTGTTTGGATGA
- a CDS encoding SAM hydrolase/SAM-dependent halogenase family protein, which produces MIAFLSDWGSESYYVGVAKAVMKKIAPSVEIIDITHGIKPFNIRMGAYILQRATPDFPDDTVFLAVVDPGVGSSRKAIAVKTKSGKIFVGPDNGLFTFVCEKYGVSEVRELSNLELHYGASDSFHGRDIFAAVTAHIAKGIHFSEIGDLLMSYEVLKFWKAYAEGANLIKGEAAFVDRFGNIETNIPGSLAKKLFDYDDKVVIAIGKKKFEGIFGRTYYDVRRGSLLIHEDSSGYLEIAVNQGDASETIGIQGGESLAIRRP; this is translated from the coding sequence ATGATAGCTTTTCTTTCTGATTGGGGCAGTGAGAGTTATTATGTCGGAGTAGCCAAGGCAGTTATGAAGAAGATAGCACCATCAGTAGAAATTATTGATATAACCCACGGTATAAAACCTTTTAACATCAGAATGGGTGCTTACATACTCCAGAGGGCAACCCCGGATTTTCCAGATGACACTGTCTTCCTCGCAGTAGTGGATCCTGGTGTTGGTTCATCAAGGAAAGCGATAGCAGTTAAGACAAAGTCCGGGAAAATCTTTGTTGGCCCTGATAATGGATTGTTCACCTTCGTATGTGAAAAGTATGGTGTTAGCGAAGTACGCGAATTGAGCAATCTTGAATTGCATTATGGAGCTTCTGATTCTTTTCATGGCAGGGACATTTTCGCCGCTGTCACCGCACATATTGCGAAGGGTATTCATTTTTCCGAAATTGGAGACCTCTTAATGAGCTATGAAGTCCTTAAATTCTGGAAAGCTTATGCTGAAGGAGCAAACCTGATAAAAGGCGAAGCGGCTTTTGTAGATAGGTTTGGTAATATCGAAACAAACATTCCCGGCTCACTTGCAAAAAAACTCTTCGACTATGATGACAAAGTGGTCATTGCGATTGGAAAAAAGAAATTCGAAGGGATTTTTGGAAGGACTTATTACGATGTAAGGCGCGGCTCCCTTTTGATACATGAAGATAGTAGCGGGTATCTGGAAATCGCGGTTAACCAAGGGGATGCCTCTGAAACAATTGGAATACAGGGGGGTGAATCCCTCGCAATTCGAAGGCCTTAA
- a CDS encoding Rqc2 family fibronectin-binding protein, with product MAYNGLLLYKALGELGKFRGYSLRQIYQSGKNNFYFRFQGGTFQISVNPRYPFAFMRKGNDREPSTDSPFLKILRGKLNGAILAGINQPALDRVFELRFHKRTPFGELEDYRLFVELIGPASNIVLTDGELKILSLHKKRITEKRTLLAGSRYTFPEKEGIDILNINWEEFLKYLEKRNFISSEIKVLGFDRRSLEALFSSLAIGNNQRISLDEAKMLYEGLKAVRKSIENTRVYYMNAEEKPWISAFYLPGAKEMELSTAIDELIEAKRKKEEFKAVKNTIQRHLNKEIKRLQKLIDKLTEEISSLADYEKYRKIGQLLTANLYRLKEKKESIWIEDWESGEKIQIKLDPRLTPSENAKMFFRYYNRSKRKVLAVENRLKKLKSLFEYYLDLRELFEIASSSEDLEALKGELEEIGILKKKHAKRRKIHASSGPKSFTFRGFRYLVGRNNIQNDQIRREAAADDLWFHARNIPGAHVILKAGGKRPGDEEIKFGAFLAATHSKGKLSGKVEVDYTNVKNVWKPKGAHPGMVLYKNYQTLVIDSGEGDFHAES from the coding sequence ATGGCATATAACGGACTCTTGCTTTACAAAGCTCTTGGAGAGCTCGGAAAATTCAGGGGATATTCCTTAAGGCAAATATACCAAAGCGGGAAAAACAATTTCTATTTCAGGTTTCAGGGTGGGACCTTTCAAATTTCTGTCAATCCCCGCTATCCCTTTGCATTTATGAGAAAAGGCAATGACAGAGAGCCATCAACCGATTCTCCATTCCTGAAGATATTGAGGGGAAAGTTGAACGGAGCTATTTTGGCCGGAATAAATCAACCTGCCCTTGATCGGGTATTCGAGCTTCGCTTTCATAAAAGAACTCCCTTTGGTGAGCTGGAAGATTATCGCCTTTTTGTGGAACTGATCGGTCCTGCTTCCAATATTGTTTTAACTGACGGAGAGTTGAAGATCCTATCTCTTCACAAAAAGAGAATTACTGAGAAAAGGACATTGCTTGCAGGTTCCCGTTACACCTTTCCAGAAAAAGAAGGAATAGATATCCTTAACATCAATTGGGAAGAGTTTTTGAAATACCTTGAAAAAAGAAACTTTATATCAAGTGAAATCAAAGTGCTCGGGTTTGACAGAAGAAGCCTTGAAGCTCTATTTTCTTCACTGGCCATTGGAAATAATCAAAGGATTTCACTCGATGAGGCCAAAATGCTCTACGAAGGATTAAAAGCAGTTAGGAAATCCATTGAAAATACACGTGTATATTATATGAATGCCGAGGAAAAACCCTGGATTTCAGCTTTTTACCTTCCCGGAGCAAAGGAAATGGAGCTTTCGACAGCCATTGATGAACTCATTGAAGCCAAAAGAAAAAAGGAGGAATTCAAGGCTGTTAAAAACACGATTCAGAGGCACCTGAATAAAGAAATAAAAAGATTGCAAAAGCTAATTGACAAACTCACGGAAGAAATTTCATCATTGGCTGATTATGAAAAATACCGAAAAATAGGGCAGTTGCTTACGGCGAATTTATACAGGCTGAAAGAGAAGAAAGAATCTATCTGGATTGAAGACTGGGAAAGCGGGGAAAAAATCCAGATAAAACTCGACCCCAGATTGACACCCTCAGAAAACGCGAAAATGTTCTTCAGATATTATAATCGTTCAAAACGAAAGGTTCTGGCCGTAGAGAATAGATTAAAGAAGCTTAAATCTCTTTTTGAGTACTATCTTGATCTTCGAGAGCTCTTTGAAATTGCCAGCAGCAGCGAAGATCTCGAGGCTTTGAAAGGAGAACTGGAAGAAATTGGCATCTTAAAAAAGAAACATGCAAAAAGAAGAAAAATCCATGCTTCTTCAGGACCGAAAAGCTTTACTTTTAGGGGTTTTAGGTATCTGGTTGGCAGAAATAATATTCAAAACGATCAAATAAGAAGAGAAGCAGCAGCGGATGATCTGTGGTTCCATGCTCGCAATATCCCCGGAGCACATGTTATACTGAAAGCAGGCGGAAAACGCCCTGGAGATGAAGAAATTAAATTCGGTGCTTTTCTGGCTGCCACCCACTCAAAGGGGAAGCTTTCAGGAAAAGTTGAGGTAGATTATACCAATGTGAAAAATGTCTGGAAACCGAAAGGGGCGCATCCCGGTATGGTTCTTTACAAAAATTATCAAACTTTGGTTATTGATTCCGGCGAGGGGGATTTTCATGCTGAGAGTTAG
- a CDS encoding NUDIX domain-containing protein, which yields MKEEVLVVAADYLKDLLCFSGVRNVPLDTIRECVRRHASFMPRQYAENDERYRQMIPYIVLKNRERFILLKRTEKQGEKRLHNKFTLGIGGHVNSEDGDLHDAWKTFEKGLWREFNEEVKAEPKSLTYLGVINDLSSPVSRVHLGILYLAEVNFKGLREMDMFEIFEISLEDLLAYRDKMEGWSKLTTDFLIKFSRLLQR from the coding sequence TTGAAGGAAGAAGTTCTTGTTGTTGCTGCGGATTATTTGAAAGATCTGCTTTGCTTTTCCGGGGTGCGTAATGTTCCCCTTGATACTATCAGAGAGTGCGTAAGAAGACATGCGTCATTTATGCCTCGCCAGTACGCTGAAAACGATGAAAGATACAGACAGATGATTCCCTATATTGTCCTTAAAAACAGGGAAAGATTTATTCTCCTCAAGCGCACTGAAAAGCAGGGCGAAAAAAGGCTTCATAATAAATTTACGCTCGGGATTGGCGGACATGTGAATTCTGAGGATGGAGATCTGCATGATGCCTGGAAAACATTCGAAAAAGGATTATGGCGCGAATTCAATGAAGAAGTGAAAGCAGAGCCGAAATCCCTGACTTACCTTGGAGTGATAAATGACCTTTCAAGCCCTGTTTCAAGGGTGCATCTGGGAATTTTATATCTTGCAGAAGTGAATTTTAAGGGCCTAAGAGAAATGGATATGTTTGAAATATTTGAAATTTCACTTGAAGACTTGCTTGCTTATAGGGATAAAATGGAAGGGTGGTCAAAATTAACGACAGATTTTCTCATAAAGTTCTCAAGGCTTTTGCAAAGGTAA
- a CDS encoding alanine/ornithine racemase family PLP-dependent enzyme, producing MAYVEVYPKRIYQNALFLRNSCAEKNIEVVGVTKVTCGDPHVAEKILESGIKIIGESRLENIKRLKSAGIDAKFMLLRPPEHEMVQEALSLAHYFLVSDLKVLANFIDVNRAEEKGFIYMIDTGDLREGVWYSEALPELLEAYRIAGKELIGIGTNLGCYGGVKATPEKFILLKELSENFKKATGVELQILSTGNTASLPLVEQGVVPQGINQFRLGESIICGTDVTNNRNVPGTRQDSFILYGEIIELKRKPSIPEGEIGQDAFGRKPHFEDRGIRLRAILDLGEQDVLPSGLTPLIKGAEVLHASSDHLIVDLTEVSQTLKVGEYLPFRMSYGALLRTMTSHYIRKEYIYAL from the coding sequence ATGGCATATGTTGAGGTTTATCCGAAAAGGATTTATCAAAACGCCTTGTTTTTGCGCAATTCATGCGCAGAAAAAAACATAGAGGTAGTTGGGGTTACAAAAGTAACATGTGGTGACCCTCATGTCGCGGAAAAAATACTCGAATCCGGGATAAAAATAATTGGTGAATCAAGGCTCGAGAATATAAAACGCCTGAAAAGCGCTGGAATTGACGCAAAATTCATGCTATTACGCCCCCCGGAACACGAAATGGTTCAAGAAGCTTTGAGTCTTGCGCATTATTTTCTCGTTTCAGACCTAAAGGTTCTCGCAAACTTCATCGATGTTAACCGCGCAGAGGAAAAAGGGTTTATATACATGATTGACACAGGAGATTTACGCGAGGGAGTTTGGTACTCGGAGGCTCTTCCGGAGCTTCTTGAAGCTTACAGGATAGCAGGAAAAGAGCTTATCGGTATTGGCACCAATCTGGGCTGCTACGGAGGAGTAAAGGCAACTCCGGAGAAATTCATTCTTTTGAAAGAACTGTCGGAAAACTTCAAAAAAGCGACAGGTGTTGAACTGCAAATCCTCTCCACCGGGAATACGGCTTCGTTGCCTCTCGTAGAGCAGGGGGTCGTCCCACAGGGAATAAACCAATTCAGGCTTGGGGAATCGATTATATGTGGAACAGATGTCACGAACAATCGCAATGTGCCTGGCACCAGACAGGATAGCTTTATTCTATACGGAGAGATCATAGAGTTAAAACGAAAACCCTCAATCCCTGAGGGTGAAATAGGTCAGGATGCTTTTGGGCGAAAACCCCATTTTGAAGATCGTGGCATTAGGCTAAGGGCAATTCTCGATCTTGGCGAGCAGGATGTCCTCCCATCGGGGTTAACTCCCCTGATTAAGGGAGCAGAAGTGCTTCATGCCTCAAGCGATCATTTGATTGTAGATTTGACTGAAGTCTCGCAAACTTTAAAAGTTGGAGAATATTTGCCGTTCAGAATGTCGTACGGGGCATTATTGAGAACGATGACTTCCCATTACATAAGAAAGGAATATATATATGCTCTTTAG
- a CDS encoding sensor histidine kinase, with the protein MKVIALAVVIWLCLSIAIDAFVGTLVIAVVFAVLYCVKIKRHDNDAAKLLNAINAGKSPESIEKALKDIFVAHKNVLQRIAQERDFYRERYENFVDLVNSFELPIVLVDREGNIRFYNRAFQTFFNVGKTIGNERIFDILRRNGLKIPIKKGNYRVFSRRQNRRFMVVVEGSENDEFSMIFTDITARWKTERLLEKTMRYAVSAETVADLAHGLKQPLANLQLAFDLYQKTGKEQNLRRLEQELKSLKEKIFGVLQIYHYGEEPQNVDLPKILNRVIRYLEPIAENKGINLRVSSNVPKAVVTVQERRLENVIKNLVINALEAIPEANGNVVLKLKKGREWITLLIGDNGVGMGEEVLKKAAKAFFTTKESGTGLGLTLAKSFCEDNDVTLKIRSKEGKGTTVRLTFKR; encoded by the coding sequence GTGAAAGTTATCGCTCTGGCAGTTGTTATTTGGCTTTGCTTAAGTATCGCAATTGACGCTTTTGTAGGGACTCTTGTTATAGCTGTTGTTTTCGCAGTCCTGTATTGCGTAAAAATAAAACGCCACGATAATGATGCTGCAAAGCTTCTCAACGCCATCAATGCAGGGAAAAGTCCTGAAAGCATAGAAAAAGCGTTGAAGGATATTTTTGTTGCGCACAAAAACGTCTTGCAGAGAATTGCTCAGGAGAGAGATTTTTACAGGGAACGCTACGAAAATTTCGTGGATCTGGTTAATTCCTTTGAACTTCCCATAGTTCTCGTTGACAGAGAAGGAAATATAAGGTTTTACAACAGGGCTTTTCAGACATTTTTTAACGTCGGAAAGACAATCGGGAACGAAAGGATTTTTGACATATTAAGGAGGAACGGCCTGAAAATCCCTATAAAGAAGGGAAATTACAGAGTCTTTTCCAGAAGACAGAACAGACGTTTTATGGTGGTCGTTGAAGGTAGCGAAAATGATGAATTCTCGATGATCTTCACCGATATCACGGCTCGCTGGAAAACAGAAAGGTTACTTGAAAAAACCATGCGCTATGCTGTTAGCGCTGAGACGGTAGCAGATCTTGCCCATGGCTTAAAACAGCCTTTGGCTAATCTTCAATTAGCATTTGATTTATACCAAAAAACGGGTAAAGAACAGAACTTGCGACGCCTTGAACAAGAATTAAAATCTTTGAAGGAAAAGATATTTGGAGTTTTACAGATATATCATTACGGAGAAGAACCACAAAATGTAGATTTGCCTAAAATCCTGAACAGAGTTATAAGGTATCTCGAACCAATTGCAGAAAACAAGGGGATTAATCTCAGGGTATCGTCAAATGTGCCTAAAGCGGTTGTAACCGTTCAGGAAAGAAGGCTCGAAAATGTTATAAAAAACCTGGTAATAAATGCTCTCGAAGCGATTCCGGAAGCCAATGGCAATGTTGTCCTGAAACTGAAAAAGGGGAGAGAATGGATTACGCTTTTGATCGGCGACAATGGCGTAGGCATGGGTGAAGAGGTACTCAAAAAGGCTGCAAAAGCTTTCTTTACGACAAAAGAAAGCGGAACAGGCCTTGGGTTAACTCTTGCCAAGAGTTTTTGCGAAGATAATGATGTTACACTGAAAATAAGAAGCAAAGAGGGAAAGGGAACAACTGTCAGGCTAACCTTTAAGAGGTGA
- a CDS encoding sigma-54-dependent transcriptional regulator: MKNKILVIDDDHMFNEMLCEALKDEGYMPVGVLSLKEARKKLYDEYFHCVLLDLRLPDGNGMELVEMASTISTVIVMSAHGDIRSAVNAVKKGAFNFLEKPFELNHALIEIKRAINYRKLELENEELSKLTGGERKLNLVGNSTEMVKIKKTIDTIANKSVSVLIEGESGTGKEVVANLIHRLSGRKKFVALNCSAIPENLFESELFGHEKGAFTGADTLKKGMVEDADGGTLFLDEISEMPLSLQPKLLRFLESGSFKRLGSIMAKRVNVRLICATNRNLLDEVEKGRFRADLYYRLNVVKIAIPPLRNRIEDIAPLVNYFIPLLKREIGIAEDIKVSEDFIEALMNYKWPGNVRELRNVLLSIIAIYGDHGVLETWMLPEDMQKPEMEKKLPLGEMPLEELEKDYTERLLRKYNGNKTKVARVLGISKSTLYTKLKRWKLD, translated from the coding sequence GTGAAAAATAAAATCCTCGTTATCGATGATGATCATATGTTTAACGAAATGCTTTGCGAGGCATTAAAAGATGAAGGATATATGCCTGTGGGAGTACTGAGCTTAAAGGAAGCAAGAAAAAAGCTGTACGATGAGTATTTTCACTGTGTCTTGCTTGATTTGAGACTCCCCGATGGCAACGGAATGGAGCTCGTTGAAATGGCCAGCACTATTTCAACTGTTATAGTCATGTCAGCCCATGGGGATATCAGGAGTGCCGTTAATGCGGTAAAAAAGGGCGCCTTTAATTTTCTCGAAAAACCCTTTGAACTCAACCATGCTTTAATCGAAATTAAGCGGGCGATTAACTATCGAAAACTGGAATTGGAAAACGAAGAGCTCTCGAAATTAACGGGTGGCGAAAGGAAACTGAATTTGGTGGGGAACAGTACAGAAATGGTAAAAATAAAAAAGACAATCGATACCATTGCAAACAAAAGCGTTTCTGTGTTAATCGAAGGGGAAAGCGGTACCGGGAAAGAAGTTGTCGCGAACCTGATCCATCGACTGAGTGGAAGGAAGAAATTCGTTGCGCTGAATTGCTCTGCGATACCTGAAAACCTTTTCGAATCGGAACTCTTTGGCCACGAAAAAGGTGCCTTTACCGGTGCCGATACCCTCAAAAAGGGAATGGTGGAAGATGCAGACGGGGGAACGCTTTTTCTCGATGAAATCTCTGAAATGCCTTTAAGCCTCCAACCGAAGTTGCTCCGATTTCTCGAAAGCGGTAGTTTCAAAAGGCTGGGAAGCATCATGGCGAAGAGAGTGAATGTTAGGTTGATTTGCGCGACAAACCGAAATCTCCTTGATGAGGTGGAAAAAGGAAGATTCAGAGCCGATTTGTATTATCGACTGAATGTGGTTAAAATCGCGATTCCTCCCCTGAGAAATCGAATTGAAGATATCGCCCCGCTGGTAAACTATTTTATCCCTCTCTTGAAAAGGGAAATTGGGATTGCAGAAGATATAAAAGTTTCAGAAGATTTCATAGAAGCGCTCATGAACTATAAATGGCCAGGTAATGTCAGAGAGCTAAGAAACGTGTTGCTATCTATAATAGCGATTTACGGCGATCACGGAGTTCTTGAAACCTGGATGCTTCCAGAAGATATGCAAAAACCAGAGATGGAGAAAAAACTTCCTCTGGGGGAGATGCCTCTTGAAGAGCTTGAAAAAGACTATACCGAAAGGCTTCTAAGAAAGTATAATGGCAATAAGACCAAGGTGGCTCGTGTTCTGGGAATAAGCAAAAGCACCCTTTACACAAAATTGAAGAGGTGGAAATTGGATTGA
- the ispE gene encoding 4-(cytidine 5'-diphospho)-2-C-methyl-D-erythritol kinase — translation MVKINDRFSHKVLKAFAKVNLHLQVCGLRGNFHEIITLFQTVSLYDELLIERSNSRGVKFISEPELPWDFNNSLYRACFYLEKEIHESLSLKLALKKHIPFASGLGGGSADAATLLSALGKTFNLPFRVIYKIACKVGSDVPFLLVGGTAIGLGRGEKLIFPGDLQPYELELFFPPVGISTSEAYSLIDRGNHNESADLKKVFELYAALKNCEYTKAASISKNTFEKVICEAEILNRLKSLSGNQAIFNRLSGSGSTIFSLYKPGSGKGKYRFVSSDEVKRANGI, via the coding sequence GTGGTCAAAATTAACGACAGATTTTCTCATAAAGTTCTCAAGGCTTTTGCAAAGGTAAATCTACATCTGCAAGTTTGTGGCTTGAGAGGGAATTTCCACGAGATTATAACGCTCTTCCAGACAGTATCCCTCTATGATGAGCTGCTGATTGAACGCTCTAATTCCCGTGGAGTAAAGTTCATTTCGGAACCCGAACTCCCATGGGACTTCAACAATTCCCTTTATCGAGCATGCTTTTATCTGGAGAAGGAAATTCACGAGAGCCTTTCACTGAAATTGGCTTTGAAGAAGCATATTCCCTTTGCCAGTGGTCTTGGAGGCGGAAGCGCAGATGCTGCTACTTTACTTAGCGCCCTCGGTAAAACATTCAACTTACCCTTTAGAGTGATTTATAAAATTGCCTGCAAGGTAGGAAGTGATGTTCCATTTCTTTTGGTTGGTGGCACTGCCATAGGCCTTGGGAGAGGTGAAAAGCTCATCTTTCCCGGCGATCTTCAACCTTATGAACTGGAGCTTTTCTTTCCGCCAGTAGGAATCTCTACCTCGGAAGCTTACTCGCTGATCGACAGGGGAAATCACAATGAAAGTGCTGACCTGAAAAAAGTCTTTGAATTGTACGCAGCCTTGAAGAATTGTGAATATACTAAAGCAGCGTCAATAAGCAAAAACACTTTTGAAAAGGTAATTTGTGAAGCTGAAATATTGAACAGGCTAAAAAGCCTTTCGGGTAATCAAGCGATATTTAACAGGCTTTCAGGTTCCGGAAGCACTATCTTCAGCCTTTACAAACCCGGTTCAGGCAAAGGGAAATACAGATTTGTGAGTTCTGATGAGGTGAAAAGGGCAAATGGCATATAA
- a CDS encoding CBS domain-containing protein produces MKIITTRPKPDFDDLAACFAAKRLYPDHEIVIEGKPESKVEKFIEEIAPHLFFYHRFEDLELESVSSLVVVGSIADNQLPVPLAPFLERCKKTLFDHLGTAVADRWDKVVSGNYGTSITLLCSILREKRLEVTPEEATFFTVALYRKTLNFSLSTTTPDDLTIGAWLLSLGASLEKVVHYQKFSLTREQRRHFQKFIDNTRVLTIKGVEVAITEAKFKTMPRGIFELIEKLWFTLGADNLIVFMRVGKGVFAVGRAKYSEIDFSEIFSGSKLSVYPNFSLAFYANTDLESVKEKVFKSLRENILSFVQVREVMSSPVRTVVSEMPVKEAAKIMENTGHSSLPVIGNGRLVGIVTLDNVRKAIKHGLKNSPVKEIMQREVLTVKATAPVSEAARKMVENGSGSVLVLDKGILAGIITKSDLMRGVLTKKSRELENLKLETSRIVSLIETNLEPDLVTMLRFLGIVGNQIGMATYVVGGFVRDLLLGRKNYDIDIVVEGDARYFAQTFGRYFEVTCVEHKEFLTTSIFFKNGLRIDVATARTEYYEEPAVLPNVEMSTIKKDLYRRDFSINAMAIKLNQEEFGLLLDFFGCKRDLEKGVIRTLYPLSFVEDPTRILRAIRFEQRFNFRIEEHTLELLKKYVAQNYLERVTGQRLRDELEKIIEEPEPIKAIKRMDELGVLNHLFPHSLVDAETLSMLKRYFNRKRSSSPKPVYILAMILLRESSPEKLDSIVKRYGFPKKFPDWIRKAMSISRELKKIIVKGEQLSYRIFFETVRKPEPEILWFIDAFLDEENSKKFQNYLQKLEKEKPKITGSILIDKFGLKEGKEIKKILDKLQLAKLEGLPDDEEESFVRRLLGRD; encoded by the coding sequence TTGAAGATTATCACTACGCGCCCAAAACCGGATTTTGACGATTTAGCTGCTTGCTTTGCGGCAAAAAGGCTTTATCCAGATCATGAAATAGTGATAGAAGGAAAGCCAGAGTCAAAGGTTGAGAAATTCATAGAAGAAATCGCTCCTCACCTTTTTTTCTACCATAGATTTGAAGACCTGGAACTGGAATCGGTTTCTTCACTGGTTGTAGTTGGTAGTATTGCAGATAATCAGTTGCCAGTTCCTTTGGCTCCTTTTTTGGAGCGCTGTAAAAAGACGTTATTTGACCATCTGGGGACGGCAGTAGCCGATAGGTGGGACAAAGTTGTCTCGGGAAATTACGGCACGTCAATAACTTTACTATGTAGCATCTTGCGTGAAAAGCGACTTGAAGTAACCCCCGAAGAAGCCACTTTTTTTACAGTGGCATTGTACCGCAAAACTCTCAATTTTTCCCTATCTACAACAACACCTGATGATTTGACTATTGGAGCGTGGCTGCTTTCTCTTGGGGCTTCCCTTGAAAAGGTGGTTCATTACCAGAAATTCAGCCTAACACGCGAGCAGCGCAGGCACTTTCAGAAATTTATTGATAACACCCGGGTTTTAACGATAAAGGGTGTTGAAGTTGCCATTACTGAAGCGAAATTCAAGACCATGCCGAGGGGCATATTTGAACTGATAGAAAAGCTCTGGTTCACTCTCGGGGCAGACAATCTCATAGTTTTCATGCGAGTGGGAAAAGGCGTTTTCGCCGTTGGTCGAGCAAAATATAGCGAAATTGATTTTTCGGAGATCTTCTCTGGTTCGAAGCTCAGCGTGTATCCGAATTTTTCCCTCGCTTTTTATGCAAACACTGATCTTGAAAGTGTCAAGGAGAAGGTCTTCAAGTCGTTGAGAGAAAACATCCTCAGTTTTGTTCAGGTTCGGGAAGTCATGTCTTCACCGGTACGTACAGTGGTTTCTGAAATGCCAGTAAAAGAAGCCGCGAAAATAATGGAAAACACCGGTCATAGTAGCCTTCCGGTAATAGGAAACGGTAGGCTGGTAGGTATTGTTACCCTTGACAATGTTAGAAAGGCCATCAAGCATGGCTTGAAAAATTCTCCAGTAAAGGAAATAATGCAAAGGGAAGTTTTAACAGTAAAGGCTACTGCTCCTGTAAGCGAAGCTGCAAGGAAGATGGTAGAAAACGGTTCGGGAAGTGTTTTGGTGCTTGATAAGGGTATTCTTGCGGGTATCATTACCAAATCTGATCTGATGCGTGGCGTGCTTACAAAAAAGTCCCGGGAACTGGAAAACCTCAAGCTGGAAACTTCCAGAATAGTCTCGCTTATTGAAACTAACCTTGAACCAGATCTGGTTACCATGCTACGTTTTCTTGGAATAGTCGGAAATCAAATTGGCATGGCAACTTATGTAGTCGGTGGATTTGTCAGGGATCTCCTTTTGGGGAGAAAAAATTACGATATAGACATTGTTGTCGAAGGAGATGCCAGGTATTTCGCCCAAACCTTTGGACGGTACTTTGAGGTTACCTGTGTGGAGCACAAGGAATTTCTTACCACGTCAATTTTCTTTAAAAATGGATTGAGAATAGATGTGGCAACAGCCCGAACTGAATACTATGAGGAACCCGCTGTTTTGCCGAACGTTGAAATGAGTACCATAAAAAAAGACCTTTATAGAAGAGATTTTTCTATAAATGCAATGGCAATAAAATTGAATCAAGAGGAATTTGGCCTTTTGTTGGATTTCTTTGGCTGTAAGCGTGATCTGGAAAAAGGAGTAATAAGAACGCTTTACCCCTTGAGTTTTGTGGAAGACCCTACAAGGATATTAAGGGCTATCCGATTCGAGCAGCGCTTTAACTTCAGAATTGAAGAACACACTCTGGAATTACTTAAAAAGTATGTGGCTCAAAATTATCTGGAAAGGGTTACAGGGCAAAGACTCAGGGACGAACTCGAAAAAATAATTGAAGAACCAGAACCGATAAAGGCTATCAAAAGGATGGATGAACTCGGCGTTCTAAATCATTTGTTTCCTCATAGCTTGGTAGATGCCGAAACGCTGTCCATGCTCAAAAGATATTTCAACAGGAAAAGATCTTCTAGCCCCAAGCCAGTCTATATACTCGCTATGATATTGTTAAGGGAATCATCGCCGGAAAAATTGGACAGTATTGTAAAAAGATACGGCTTCCCAAAGAAATTCCCTGACTGGATAAGAAAAGCGATGAGCATTTCTCGGGAGTTGAAAAAAATTATCGTAAAAGGCGAACAACTCAGCTACAGAATTTTCTTTGAAACCGTCAGGAAACCTGAGCCTGAGATTTTGTGGTTTATCGATGCTTTTCTCGATGAAGAAAATTCAAAGAAATTCCAAAACTATCTACAAAAGCTTGAAAAGGAAAAACCGAAAATAACGGGGTCCATCTTGATTGATAAATTTGGCCTGAAAGAGGGTAAAGAAATAAAGAAAATACTTGACAAACTTCAGCTGGCTAAGCTTGAAGGCTTGCCTGATGATGAAGAGGAAAGTTTTGTCAGAAGGCTCCTGGGGAGGGATTAG